The stretch of DNA TGGGAAGGATTGAGTTGTTCAAAATTTATTTTAGAAAAATAATAATGAACAGAATCCTCGTTACGATCTATAAAATAATAAGCAAGAACCCAGTTGCAATCAAATTTGTCATCATCTGATAAGTTTCTTTTTTTTAATTGCTCTTTTGCTAATTCGTATGCTTTTTGATCACTTTTTTCTAAAATAGATCGAATAACTTTATTGTTTATGATGTAAGAATCTTCTTGACTAAAAAGAAGTTGAGAACAAAAAAATAAAAATAAAAAGTATTTTAACATGTGAAATTTTAAGATCTTAATTCAGTATTATATTTGTTTAATTGTTCAGTTAAGATCTCTAGGGTCATAGGGCGACTAATAATATTATTTATTGAAAATGTAGTACATTTTTGATACATATCAGCTGTTATATGAGCTGTTACAGCAATAATAGGGGTTACTTTGTTTAGTAAACTTTCATTTCTGATTTTTATACTTGTTTCAAATCCATCTAAAATTGGCATTCTTACATCAATGAAAATAATATTAAACATTTCATTGTTTGTTATTTTAATAGCTTCTGCCCCACTTTCAGCTGTTTTAATTATGGCTTCAGGACTGATTATTGATAATTGTTTTTTTAGAATAATAATATTTAATTTACTATCATCAACAATTAAAATTCTAATATTATTTAATGTATTACTTGCCATTAGTAAGTGAAAAATATAAAGATGTAATTAAATAATGACTCACATTATTGTATGTGTTAATATATAATAATTTTAATCTAATACAAATTTCATAAAAATAAGGTGTATTCTCACCATTTTATTGCACTTTAACTTTTATTTAAAAGAATTAGCTCTGCCATTTTGACAATAACATAGACTTGGCATGTACTTTGAAAACTTTTCAATGATTTTTAGTATAAATATAAAAAGAAAAATACAATATGTCAACAGGTAAAATTAATGTACAAGCAGATAATATCTTTCCCATTATTAAAAAATTCTTATACTCCGATCATGAGATCTTTTTGAGAGAGTTGGTTTCTAATGCAACAGATGCGACTTCTAAAGTAAAAGCATTAGCTTCTATTGGAGAATTTAAAGGAGAGATAGGAGAATCAAAGATTGAAATTAAAATTGATAAAGAGAATAAAACACTTCATGTCATAGACCAAGGAATTGGTATGACAGCAGAAGAAGTTGAAAAATATATTAATCAAGTAGCTTTTTCAGGTGCAGAAGAATTTGTAAATCAATATCAGGAGAAGACTGATCAGGCTCAAGCTATTATAGGACACTTTGGGTTGGGATTCTATTCAGCCTTCATGGTAGCTGATAAAGTAGAAATTATTACAAAATCTTTTAAAGACGAACCAGCAGCTCATTGGACATGCGAAGGAGAAACGGATTTCACTTTAAATGAACATGATAAAAAAGAGCGAGGTACAGAAATTATTCTTCATATAAACGAAGAAAATAAAGAGTTCTTAGAAGAACATCGTATAAAAGAACTATTAAATAAGTATTGTAAATTTATGCCTGTTCCAATTAAAATGGGAACTCGTGAAGAGACAAAAGGAACAGGAAAATTTGAAGGAGAAGGAGAGGATAAAAAAGAAATTACAGAAACCATAACAATAGATAATATTGTGAATAATCCAAATCCGGCCTGGGTTAAGAAACCTTCGGATTTAAAAGAGGAAGATTATTTGAATTTTTATCGTGAATTGTATCCAATGCAATTTGAAGAGCCTTTATTTAATATTCACTTAAATGTAGATTATCCTTTTAATTTAACAGGTATTTTATACTTTCCTAAATTGAAAAATAATATGCAAGTGGAGAAAGATAAAATCCAATTGTATCAAAACCAAGTTTTTGTAACGGATAATGTAGAAGGAATTGTACCCGATTTCTTAACGTTATTACGTGGGGTAATTGATTCTCCAGATATTCCATTGAATGTTTCACGTTCTTATTTACAAGCAGATGGTGCTGTAAAAAAGATTTCAGGTTATATTACGAGAAAAGTAGCTGATAAATTTAATTCATTATTTAAAAATGATCGAGAAGATTTCCAGAAAAAATGGGATGATATTAAAATTATTGTAGAATATGGAATGCTTACTGAAGATAAATTTTTAGAAAAGTCAGATAAGTTTACATTGTATAAAACAGTAAATGATGCTTATTTTACATTTAGTGAGTTACAAGAAAAAATTAGTGAAACTCAAAAAAATAAAGAAGGTAAAATAGTGGTGCTATATGCTTCAGATAAGATAGGACAACATAGTTATATCGAATCTGCTAAAGCGAAAGGATATGAAGTGATTATTTTGGATTCTCCATTATCATCACATTTAATTCAAAAATTAGAACAAAAACACAGTGATTTTATCTTTACACGAGTAGATGCAGATCATATTGATAAATTAATCCAAAAAGAAGAAAATACAACTTCTAAATTATCAGATGAAGAACAAACTGAATTAAAAGATATTATTACAGCTAATGTAGAAACACCTAAGTTTACGGTTCAGTTAGAGAATATTGATTCTTCAGATCAACCTTTTATCATTACAGTTCCTGAATTTATGCGTCGTATGAAAGAAATGAACCAGATGGGAGGTGGAATGATGATGGGAATGGGAGATTTACCAGAATCATATAATTTGGTTATTAATACAAATCATGAATTAGCAGGGAAAATATTAAGTGCTCAAGAAGAAGAAAGAGCTACTTTAATTAAAAGAGCAATGAATTTAGCTCTATTAAGTCAAAATTTATTACATGGAGAAGCCTTAACTAACTTTGTAAAAGAAGGGTTTTCTAAATTATAAAATTTAAAAAGAAAATATTAATAAAAACCAGTCTTTTTTAAAGACTGGTTTTTTATATAATTACAATTCTTGAACTACTTTACAAGGGTTTCCAAAAGCTAATACATTATCAGGAATGTTCTTTGTAACAACAGAACCTGCTCCAATAGTGGTGTTGTTTCCAATTTTTACCCCTGGTAAAATA from Flavobacteriaceae bacterium UJ101 encodes:
- the cheB gene encoding protein-glutamate methylesterase (Acts as a receptor histidine kinase for a signal transduction pathway. This protein undergoes an ATP-dependent autophosphorylation at a conserved histidine residue in the kinase core, and a phosphoryl group is then transferred to a conserved aspartate residue in the receiver domain (By similarity); Belongs to the protein kinase superfamily. Ser/Thr protein kinase family; Contains 1 GAF domain; Contains 1 histidine kinase domain; Contains 1 protein kinase domain; Contains 1 response regulatory domain; Contains 1 TPR repeat.; KEGG: cst:CLOST_1715 two-component system, chemotaxis family, response regulator CheB) — translated: MASNTLNNIRILIVDDSKLNIIILKKQLSIISPEAIIKTAESGAEAIKITNNEMFNIIFIDVRMPILDGFETSIKIRNESLLNKVTPIIAVTAHITADMYQKCTTFSINNIISRPMTLEILTEQLNKYNTELRS
- a CDS encoding chaperone protein htpG (Molecular chaperone. Has ATPase activity; Belongs to the heat shock protein 90 family.) gives rise to the protein MSTGKINVQADNIFPIIKKFLYSDHEIFLRELVSNATDATSKVKALASIGEFKGEIGESKIEIKIDKENKTLHVIDQGIGMTAEEVEKYINQVAFSGAEEFVNQYQEKTDQAQAIIGHFGLGFYSAFMVADKVEIITKSFKDEPAAHWTCEGETDFTLNEHDKKERGTEIILHINEENKEFLEEHRIKELLNKYCKFMPVPIKMGTREETKGTGKFEGEGEDKKEITETITIDNIVNNPNPAWVKKPSDLKEEDYLNFYRELYPMQFEEPLFNIHLNVDYPFNLTGILYFPKLKNNMQVEKDKIQLYQNQVFVTDNVEGIVPDFLTLLRGVIDSPDIPLNVSRSYLQADGAVKKISGYITRKVADKFNSLFKNDREDFQKKWDDIKIIVEYGMLTEDKFLEKSDKFTLYKTVNDAYFTFSELQEKISETQKNKEGKIVVLYASDKIGQHSYIESAKAKGYEVIILDSPLSSHLIQKLEQKHSDFIFTRVDADHIDKLIQKEENTTSKLSDEEQTELKDIITANVETPKFTVQLENIDSSDQPFIITVPEFMRRMKEMNQMGGGMMMGMGDLPESYNLVINTNHELAGKILSAQEEERATLIKRAMNLALLSQNLLHGEALTNFVKEGFSKL